The Atribacter laminatus genome contains the following window.
GACTACCTTTTCAATTTGGGAATCAAAGTGCGATATCTCCATTCCGAAATTGAAACCATCGAAAGAGCTCGAATCATTCGAGATTTACGTGCTGGAGAATTCGATGTTTTAGTCGGTATCAATCTCCTCCGTGAGGGGTTAGATTTACCCGAAGTTGCTTTAGTGGCTGTTCTCGATGCGGACAAAGAAGGATTTCTCCGGTCGGAGGTCTCTTTGATTCAAACCGTTGGGAGAGCAGCCAGGAATGTTAAAGGTCGGGCGATTCTCTACGCTGATCGAATGACTGGGTCGCTGGAAAGAGCGATACAAGAAACCAACAGGAGAAGAAAAACCCAGTTAGAATACAATCGGCTTCATCACATCACTCCGGAATCGATAATCAAAGAAGTGCGAACTCTCATCCCAGAGATGGGAGGGCTTTCTCCAGAAGCTGAAAATACCCTGTACCAGCTTGATCAATTAGAAACCGATCAAGTTGCTGAAGAAGGCCTCATTGAAAAGCTTACCCAAGAAATGAAAAAGGCTGCAAGAAATCTTGAATTTGAAAAAGCAGCGTTGATTCGGGATGAGTTGATTCGAATAAAAAATACCGGGTTTCAAACCGTTCAAAAAAATATCCGCAGTCAGCAAAAAACTGCTTCTCGAATAAGCGGTCAATCTCATTCAAATTGAACGAAATCATCGAAAAAGAATAAACTGAAGCTAAAAGGTGATTACATTGAAAAATTCTTTGTTGATTAAAGGCGCTCGTGAACACAACTTAAAAAATATTGATATTGAAATTCCCCACCAAAAACTAGTGGTCATAACTGGACTGAGCGGATCAGGAAAGTCCTCACTGGCTTTTGATACAATTTTTGCTGAAGGACAGCGTCGTTATTTAGAATCTCTTTCCTCCTACGCCAGGCAATTTTTGGAAAGAATGGAAAAACCGGATGTTGATTTAATAGAAGGATTATCGCCAGCTATTGCCATCAATCAGAAGGCTTCTTCTCACAATCCACGATCAACGGTCGGTACCGTCACTGAAATATACGATTATATGAGGGTTCTTTTCAGCCGCTGTGGAAAAGTATTTTGTCCTCAGTGTGGAAAACCCATTGCTCGTCAAACCATCCAACAAATCGTTGATGAAATCCTTTCTTACCCTGAAGAAGTCCGTATTATTATTCTAGCACCTTTGATTCGTGGTCGAAAAGGAGAATACAAAAAACTCCTCAACGATATGCTGAAAAATGGATTTGCTCGGGCTTTAGTAGATGGGGAATTTATTGAGTTGGAAGATTGGGATTCTTTGAGTTTAGATCGGAATAAAAAACATAACATTGACTTGGTAGTTGATCGACTGACCACCAATCCTGAAGAACAACGTCGTCTTGCCGATTCAATCGAAATTGCTCTTCGGTATGGGAAAGGATTGGTTAAAATTGGATTGGTTACTGATAATATGCAAATGGAAGAGCGAATATTTAGTGAACATTTTGCCTGTCCCGATTGCGGAATTAGTTTCCCCGAGGTAACTCCTCGTATGTTTTCCTTTAACAACCCTTATGGGGCCTGTCCCGATTGTAGTGGAATTGGAGTTTTAAATTTCATCGATCCCGGCTTGGTAATCCCCGACTGGTCTAAATCTTTAGACCAAGGAGCTATTATCCCTTGGATTAGGTATGACGAAAATCACTACTCCATGAATAAAATCAAACGTTTTCTTCGGGAAAAAGGTATTTCTTTTAAAGTTCCCTTTCAGGATTTGTCAGAAGGCGAGCAACAATTGGTCTTTTACGGAGATGGAGATGGAGATGGAATAATCAGTTATTTAGAGAAGCGCATGAAAGCTGCCGAGAGTTGGTGGGAAATGGATGAGGTAGCCCGTTTTATGGCAACTCGAACTTGCCCGTCTTGTCAGGGCAATCGACTTCGTCCCGAAAGTCTTTCGGTAAAAATTCAAAATCGATCAATTGGTGATCTTTCTCGATTGACCATTGATGATTTGGAAACCTTCTTTAATACGCTCAAACTCTCAGAGCACGAAACGCTTATTGCTGCCACTTTACTGAGAGAGATTCAATCCCGGCTTCACTTTTTGGTGGAAGTTGGCTTAAGTTATCTTACTCTCAGCCGTTCAGCTATGACGCTCTCCGGAGGAGAAGCCCAGCGTATCCGGCTGGCAACCCAAATTGGATCAGGATTAGTCGGGGTACTTTATGTTCTTGATGAACCAACCATTGGTCTTCACCCTCGCGATAATCAAAAGCTGATTCAAACTTTGAAAAGACTGCGTGACTTGGGAAATACCGTCATCGTCGTTGAACATGACGCTGAAACCATGAAAAGTTCTGACTATTTAGTCGATATGGGGCCAGGAGCTGGAGAAAAGGGAGGAGAAGTCATTGCAATTGGAACCCCAACTGAAATAATGAATAATCAAAAGAGTCTTACCGGACTATACCTCAGTGGGAAAAAGGAAATACCAATACCTTTGGAGAGAAAAAATCCCCAAGAATGGTTAGTTATTCGTGGTGCTCGAGCGAATAATTTAAAAAATATTGATGTGAAAATCCCCTTAGGGGTCATGGTGGGACTCACTGGCGTATCGGGTTCGGGAAAAAGTACTCTAATGGAAGACGTCCTTTATCGATCTCTCTCTCGGATTCTCTATCATTCCCTTGCCGAACCTGGTGATCATGATACTATTGAAGGTGTTGAATGTATTGACAAGGTGATCGTCATCGACCAATCCCCAATCGGAAGAACTCCCCGTTCCAATCCTGCCACTTATACAGGAATTTTTACTGAAATACGGAGTCTCTTTGCCCAACTTCCGGAATCCAAAGCCCGAGGCTATCGGCCGGGGCGCTTCAGTTTTAATGTGAAGGGTGGTCGTTGTGAAGCTTGCCAGGGAAATGGGGTTATCAAATTCGAGATGCATTTTCTTCCCGATGTTTTTGTAACCTGTGAATACTGTAAAGGGAAGCGGTATGCTCGAGAAACTTTGGATGTTAGCTTTAAAGGAAAAAATATTGCCGAAATACTCGATATGAGTGTTGATGAAGCAGCGGTCTTTTTTGAAAATATCCCAGTCATACGACGAAAATTAGCTGTTCTCAAGCGGGTCGGACTCGGATATATTAAACTGGGACAATCGGCAACCACTCTCTCAGGTGGAGAAGCCCAACGGATTAAGCTAACCAAAGAGCTGAGTAAGATTGCCACCG
Protein-coding sequences here:
- the uvrA gene encoding excinuclease ABC subunit UvrA yields the protein MKNSLLIKGAREHNLKNIDIEIPHQKLVVITGLSGSGKSSLAFDTIFAEGQRRYLESLSSYARQFLERMEKPDVDLIEGLSPAIAINQKASSHNPRSTVGTVTEIYDYMRVLFSRCGKVFCPQCGKPIARQTIQQIVDEILSYPEEVRIIILAPLIRGRKGEYKKLLNDMLKNGFARALVDGEFIELEDWDSLSLDRNKKHNIDLVVDRLTTNPEEQRRLADSIEIALRYGKGLVKIGLVTDNMQMEERIFSEHFACPDCGISFPEVTPRMFSFNNPYGACPDCSGIGVLNFIDPGLVIPDWSKSLDQGAIIPWIRYDENHYSMNKIKRFLREKGISFKVPFQDLSEGEQQLVFYGDGDGDGIISYLEKRMKAAESWWEMDEVARFMATRTCPSCQGNRLRPESLSVKIQNRSIGDLSRLTIDDLETFFNTLKLSEHETLIAATLLREIQSRLHFLVEVGLSYLTLSRSAMTLSGGEAQRIRLATQIGSGLVGVLYVLDEPTIGLHPRDNQKLIQTLKRLRDLGNTVIVVEHDAETMKSSDYLVDMGPGAGEKGGEVIAIGTPTEIMNNQKSLTGLYLSGKKEIPIPLERKNPQEWLVIRGARANNLKNIDVKIPLGVMVGLTGVSGSGKSTLMEDVLYRSLSRILYHSLAEPGDHDTIEGVECIDKVIVIDQSPIGRTPRSNPATYTGIFTEIRSLFAQLPESKARGYRPGRFSFNVKGGRCEACQGNGVIKFEMHFLPDVFVTCEYCKGKRYARETLDVSFKGKNIAEILDMSVDEAAVFFENIPVIRRKLAVLKRVGLGYIKLGQSATTLSGGEAQRIKLTKELSKIATGRTLYLLDEPTTGLHFADVEKLLDVLLELRRRGNSILIIEHNMDVIKCCDYLLDLGPEGGDQGGQLVAEGTPEEIALNPISYTGFYLREVLKVERKEFCQV